A genomic stretch from Anser cygnoides isolate HZ-2024a breed goose chromosome 30, Taihu_goose_T2T_genome, whole genome shotgun sequence includes:
- the LOC136787573 gene encoding olfactory receptor 14A16-like → MPNSSSVSEFLLLAFADTRELQLLHFGLFLGIYLAALLGNGLILTAVACDHRLHTPMDFFLLNLALLDLGCISTTLPKAMANALWDTRAISYQGCAAQVFFFLSFISAEYYTLTVMSYDRYVAICKPLHYGSVVGSRACAQMAAAAWGSGLLNAVLRTATTFSLPLCQGNELDQFFCELPQILKPSCSVSFLREVGLIVFSVCLAFGCFVFIVLSYVQIFRAVLKIPSEQGRHKAFSTCLPHLAVVSLMVSTGIFAYLKPSSKSYASLDLVVAVLYSVVPAAMNPLIYSMRNKELKDALRKLFGYIYSSLIIESAQVEVIWLCSFQPMAQLLGSQPL, encoded by the exons atgcccaacagcagctctgtgagcgagttcctcctgctggcattcgcagacacgcgggagctgcagctcctgcacttcgggctcttcctgggcatctacctggctgccctcctgggcaacggcctcatcctcaccgccgtagcctgcgaccaccgcctccacacccccatggacttcttcctcctcaacctcgccctcctcgacctgggctgcatctccaccactctgcccaaagccatggccaatgccctctgggacaccagggccatctcctatcaaggatgtgccgcacaggtctttttctttctctccttcatatcagcagaatattatactcttactgtcatgtcctacgaccgctacgttgccatctgcaagcccctgcactacgggagcgtcgtgggcagcagagcttgtgcccagatggcagcagctgcctggggcagtggccTTCTCAATGCTGTTCTGCgcacggccactacattttccctgcccctctgccaaggtaATGAGCTtgatcagttcttctgtgagcTTCCTCAAATCCTCAAGCCCTCCTGCTCAGTGTCATTCCTCAGGGAGGTTGGGCTTATTGTATTTAGTGTCTGTTTAGCatttggttgctttgttttcattgtgctgtcctatgtgcagatcttcagggccgtgctgaagatcccctctgagcagggccggcacaaagccttttccacgtgcctccctcacctggccgtggttTCACTGATGGTAAGCACTGGCATATTTGCCTATCTGAAACCTTCTTCCAAATCATACgcatccctggacctggtggtggcagttctgtactctgtggttcctgctgccatgaatcccctcatctacagcatgagaaacaaggagctcaaggATGCATTGAGGAAACTCTTTGGATATATTTATTCATCATTAATAATCG AATCCGCCCAGGTAGAAGTGATCTGGTTGTGCTCCTTCCAGCccatggcacagctcctgggctcccagcctctctga
- the LOC136787572 gene encoding olfactory receptor 14C36-like, which yields MSYDRYVAVCKPLHYGSLMGSRACAQMAAAAWGSGFLNAVLHTATTFSLPLCQGNAVDQFFCEIPQILKLSCSDAYLREVGALVCSVSLAFGCFVFIVFSYIQIFRAVLRMPSEQGRHKAFSTCLPHLAVVSLFISTATFAYLKPPSISSLSLDLLVAVLYSVVPPAVNPLIYSMKSKELKHALWKLMTRCVSEAINFRSTSADD from the coding sequence atgtcctatgaccgctatGTTGCCgtctgcaagcccctgcactacgggagcctcatgggcagcagagcttgtgcccagatggcagcagctgcctggggcagtggctttctcaatgctgtcctgcacacggccactacattttccctgcccctctgccaaggcaatgctgtggaccagttcttctgtgaaatcccccagatcctcaagctctcctgctcagatgcctacctcagggaagttggggcacttgtgtgtagtgtttctttagcttttggctgttttgttttcattgttttttcctatattcagatcttcagggcagtgctgaggatgccctctgagcagggccggcacaaagccttttccacgtgcctccctcacctggccgtggtctccctgtttatcagcaCTGCCAcatttgcctacctgaagcccccctccatctcttccctatccctggacctgctggtggcagttctgtattcagtggtgcctccagcagtgaaccccctcatctacagcatgaaGAGCAAGGAGCTCAAGCATGCGCTCTGGAAATTGATGACTAGATGTGTTTCAGAAGCAATAAATTTCCGTTCTACATCTGCAGATGACTAA